TTAAAAGGAGGAGAGCACATATTTTGTGGACAATCAGAATCTTGAAAACATCTATTACCCGCtgtaataaagaaaaaaaaaaaaagggaataaAAGAATGTAACTATGATGAgataaaaatattgtatatgACGTAAATAAAGAAATTTGAGAATGATAAAGAAAAGGTTTACCATCAATAATCATTGTGAAGAGAATTATGTAATTCAAGATAATCATGACATGAACGAACTTGACGATTTTAGTCTTATTTTTCCCCATTTCCATGTATCAAGTCGAATATGATTTTATGACTTTATGATTTATAAATCCTATTCTCTTTttacatataataaattaaatagtgTTTAGCACTTATGAAGCTGTAAAAGAATATCCTAAAATAAGAATtgttattaattgtttttacatcaatgtgttgtgtttgtgtctgtttggttaaaataaactataagttagctgatagctAAAAAGTTAGATTATTAAAATTagagtgtttggtaaaattagcttttaaagtggttattaaatataaaattacatcaTTGATAGTGGGTAagttttttttagagtgggtagttattaaattaaagggtaaaaatggaataaagtgtaaaaagctataagctcaaatgatACTTGAAATAatatctgaaaaaaagctatataGTACAAAaagtttgttaccaaacacctctaattttttgaaacaagcttataagctcatataataagctataaactagcttatttgtgttaccaaaaaCAACCTTCGTCACTTCAATACACTTACTTAGAAGGTCACATAAAAATCTTACCAATCATAAGatatcattctttttttttaacacatatACACCAACTGTAACTACACCTCGGCTTAAAAGGAAGCGGGCACCAATTTTGTGGACAATCGGAATTTTGCAAGCATTTAAACCCCGctataataaaataagataataaaataatgttactATAAGGAGATAAAATATTCTGTACGAAGTAAAtaagaaaacttaaaaaatgataaaatcaaTTCTTACCGTTAACATTCATTGTAACAAAAAGTAGGGAAAGAAAGATAATCACAACATAATTAAATTTGACAATTTCAGTCATATTTTTCTTAGAAAACATTTttatcatgttatttttttacatgaattaaatagtttttaatGCTTATGGAGTTGTAAGAAATAATTCTTAAAATAAGAGTCGTTATTAACTGCCTCTCAAGTACATCAATGTGTTGTGTGTGTCCTTTCAACACACTTAATAAAGAGGTCACATAAAAAAACTTACTaataataagatttttttttctttttccaaatCACTTGACAGTGGTTGCAGTAT
This portion of the Trifolium pratense cultivar HEN17-A07 linkage group LG3, ARS_RC_1.1, whole genome shotgun sequence genome encodes:
- the LOC123915085 gene encoding uncharacterized protein LOC123915085; protein product: MIKMFSKKNMTEIVKFNYVVIIFLSLLFVTMNVNAGFKCLQNSDCPQNWCPLPFKPRCSYSWCICVKKKESGNRCFQDSDCPQNMCSPPFKPGCFYGWCVPELILE